A single region of the Candidatus Cloacimonas sp. genome encodes:
- a CDS encoding uracil-DNA glycosylase family protein — translation MENLQTHPYKPFLPAEANTLLLGSAPPYRFCTGNVNDLKNKDINYYYGSNSNLLWDILFLALEPENKDSISSLRTLENDRESRTAYQVEFMQNFLSKYKLGMADILLRFTRQGTSAADFKLQVLEYQDIWAILQSRPTLEKILCTSKNRVHYWLVDYLQQKEKLGLVKLDENQTKLILPIDVQREIKIGILPSPSARSVMRFANKEDCLHQIAKIYAQEFKS, via the coding sequence ATGGAAAATCTCCAAACCCATCCCTATAAACCTTTTCTACCTGCAGAGGCAAATACCTTACTTTTAGGCAGTGCCCCTCCCTATCGTTTTTGTACCGGAAATGTCAATGACCTGAAAAATAAGGATATTAACTATTATTATGGTAGCAACAGCAACCTGCTTTGGGATATTCTGTTTTTGGCTCTTGAACCCGAAAATAAGGATAGTATATCTTCTTTAAGGACATTAGAGAATGATAGGGAAAGCAGAACTGCTTATCAGGTGGAATTTATGCAGAACTTTCTCTCCAAATACAAACTTGGAATGGCAGATATTCTGTTACGCTTCACTCGCCAAGGAACAAGCGCCGCGGATTTTAAACTGCAGGTTTTGGAATATCAGGATATTTGGGCAATTTTGCAGAGCCGCCCCACTCTCGAAAAAATTCTCTGCACCAGCAAAAACAGAGTTCATTATTGGTTAGTGGACTACCTCCAGCAAAAAGAAAAACTGGGCTTAGTGAAACTGGACGAAAACCAAACCAAACTAATCCTGCCAATTGATGTTCAGAGAGAAATAAAGATAGGCATTTTGCCTTCTCCTTCGGCAAGAAGTGTGATGCGTTTTGCCAATAAAGAGGATTGCCTGCATCAGATAGCCAAAATTTACGCGCAAGAATTTAAAAGCTAA